Proteins from one Prosthecomicrobium sp. N25 genomic window:
- a CDS encoding ABC transporter substrate-binding protein — protein MSVTRRDLLAGAAAGAAGLPLLGSLPALGQAAPTFTPEKGASLRLLRWSPFVKGDEDAWIANTKKFTDKTGVEVKIDKESWEDIRPKAAVAANMGAGPDIMWVWFDDAHQYPDKLMDMTGLANAIGAAGGGWYAGNQGYATRDGKFIGLPLATIGNAICYRDTHMKAAGFSEFPKDTKGFLELCKALKAKGTPAGFAHGKAVGDGNNYVHWLLWSHGGKTVDESGKVAISSPETLAALNYAKALYDTFIPGTESWLDINNNRAFLAGQVSLTANGVSLYYAAKNDPKLADMAADIRTTNLPIGPVGQSVELHQTTTAVIFKHTKFPQAAQAYLQFMYEPDQMNAWIAGSSAYCCAPLKAYEKHPIWSSDPNHVAYSKASATLRPNGYAGPLGYASAGVMADYVLVDMFAEAVTGAQKPEDAMKRAEARINRYYRV, from the coding sequence ATGTCCGTTACCCGTCGTGACCTTCTCGCCGGCGCCGCCGCCGGTGCCGCCGGTCTGCCGCTCCTCGGCAGCTTGCCGGCCCTCGGCCAGGCCGCGCCGACCTTCACACCCGAAAAGGGCGCGAGCCTGCGCCTGCTGCGCTGGTCGCCGTTCGTGAAGGGCGACGAGGACGCCTGGATCGCCAACACCAAGAAGTTCACCGACAAGACCGGCGTCGAGGTGAAGATCGACAAGGAGTCCTGGGAGGACATCCGTCCGAAGGCGGCGGTCGCCGCCAACATGGGCGCCGGCCCGGACATCATGTGGGTGTGGTTCGACGACGCCCACCAGTATCCGGACAAGCTGATGGACATGACCGGCCTCGCCAACGCCATCGGCGCGGCCGGCGGCGGCTGGTACGCCGGCAACCAGGGCTACGCCACGCGCGACGGCAAGTTCATCGGCCTGCCGCTCGCCACCATCGGCAACGCCATCTGCTACCGCGACACCCACATGAAGGCGGCCGGCTTCAGCGAGTTCCCGAAGGACACCAAGGGCTTCCTGGAGCTCTGCAAGGCCCTCAAGGCGAAGGGCACCCCGGCCGGCTTCGCGCACGGCAAGGCGGTCGGCGACGGCAACAACTACGTTCACTGGCTGCTCTGGAGCCATGGCGGCAAGACCGTCGACGAGAGCGGCAAGGTTGCGATCAGCAGCCCCGAGACACTCGCAGCCCTGAACTACGCCAAGGCGCTGTACGATACCTTCATCCCCGGCACGGAGAGCTGGCTCGACATCAACAACAACCGCGCCTTCCTGGCCGGCCAGGTGTCGCTGACGGCGAACGGCGTGTCCCTCTACTACGCCGCCAAGAACGACCCGAAGCTCGCCGACATGGCGGCCGACATCCGCACCACGAACCTGCCGATCGGCCCGGTCGGCCAGTCCGTGGAACTGCACCAGACCACCACGGCGGTGATCTTTAAGCACACGAAGTTCCCGCAGGCCGCCCAGGCCTACCTGCAGTTCATGTACGAGCCGGACCAGATGAACGCCTGGATCGCGGGCTCCTCGGCCTACTGCTGCGCCCCGCTCAAGGCCTACGAGAAGCATCCGATCTGGAGCTCGGACCCGAACCACGTGGCCTACTCCAAGGCCTCCGCGACGCTGCGCCCGAACGGCTACGCCGGTCCGCTCGGCTACGCCTCGGCGGGCGTGATGGCCGACTACGTGCTGGTCGACATGTTCGCCGAAGCCGTCACGGGCGCCCAGAAGCCCGAGGACGCCATGAAGCGGGCCGAGGCGCGCATCAACCGCTACTATCGGGTCTGA
- a CDS encoding carbohydrate ABC transporter permease — protein MLPAAVFLLCFLTYPLGLGVWLGFTDARIGRAGQFIGIENYQFLWIDAVFWLSVFNTLLYTISASILKFALGLWLALILNNHMPFKAFFRAIVLLPWVVPTVLSGIAFWWIYDSQFSIISWSLIKLGVIDHPINFLGEANLARASVIAANVWRGIPFVAISLLAGLQTISPSLHEAATLDGATPWQRFRHITLPMLSPIISVVMTFSVLFTFTDFQLIYVLTKGGPVNATHLMATLSFQRAIPGGQLGEGAAIAVSMIPFLLAAIMFSYFGLQRRKWQQGGTD, from the coding sequence ATGCTGCCGGCGGCCGTCTTCCTGCTCTGCTTCCTGACCTACCCGCTCGGCCTCGGCGTCTGGCTCGGCTTCACGGACGCGAGGATCGGCCGGGCAGGCCAGTTCATCGGCATCGAGAACTACCAGTTCCTGTGGATCGACGCGGTCTTCTGGCTCTCGGTCTTCAACACGCTCCTCTACACGATCTCGGCGTCGATCCTGAAATTCGCCCTCGGCCTCTGGCTCGCGCTGATCCTCAACAACCACATGCCCTTCAAGGCCTTCTTCCGGGCGATCGTGCTCCTGCCCTGGGTGGTGCCGACCGTGCTCTCGGGCATCGCCTTCTGGTGGATCTACGACAGCCAGTTCTCGATCATCTCCTGGTCGCTCATCAAGCTCGGCGTGATCGACCACCCGATCAATTTCCTCGGCGAGGCGAACCTGGCGCGCGCCTCGGTGATCGCCGCCAACGTCTGGCGCGGCATCCCGTTCGTGGCGATCTCGCTGCTCGCCGGCCTGCAGACCATCTCACCCTCCCTGCACGAGGCCGCGACGCTCGACGGCGCGACCCCCTGGCAGCGCTTCCGGCACATCACCCTGCCGATGCTGTCGCCGATCATCTCGGTGGTGATGACCTTCTCGGTCCTCTTCACCTTCACGGACTTCCAGCTGATCTACGTGCTCACCAAGGGCGGCCCCGTGAACGCCACCCACCTGATGGCGACCCTGTCGTTCCAGCGCGCGATCCCGGGCGGGCAGCTCGGCGAGGGTGCGGCGATCGCGGTTTCCATGATCCCCTTCCTGCTCGCGGCGATCATGTTCAGCTACTTCGGGCTGCAGCGCCGGAAGTGGCAGCAGGGCGGAACCGACTGA